The window GAGAAAACAACTGTAATTGAGCTTAGGGTTAACCAATCAGATCTAGGTAAGGTTATTGGTAAACAAGGTAGAACTGCAAGAGCTATGAGGACAATCCTAAATGCTGCAGGGATTAAGAGTGGTAAAAAAATAGTTTTAGAAATATTAGAGTAATTATGTGCTAACCCTACTTGTAATCA is drawn from Deferribacterota bacterium and contains these coding sequences:
- a CDS encoding KH domain-containing protein, whose protein sequence is MMKEIVQSIVKAIVDNPEDVDIREVEGEKTTVIELRVNQSDLGKVIGKQGRTARAMRTILNAAGIKSGKKIVLEILE